The stretch of DNA TCTGATCGCCGATGAACATGATGAGATCCGCATGCCGGCGAACCTCACCGGGCGAGGCGATCATCCAGCCGGTATCGCGCATGACCGATGCATTGCGCAGCACGCTCTCTGCCGCCAGATGGTCGATAGCAGCGCCCACCGCCTCCGCGAGCCGTACGCTCGCACGAATTCCCGCGATATCGGTGCCAAGACCCGCGATGAGCGGAAGCCGTGCTCCAGCGAGCAGGCTGGTGGCCCTGGCCACCGCCTCATCCAGCGTGGCCGGCCTGCCTTCCACGAACACGTCAGCCATTCGGTTTACCCGCGCCGGACCTCATCTTGACCGGACTGCCCGGATCAGCCGACCGGGTCAATCATATTTGATGTAGGCAAAGCGCAGATCCTTCTGCGGCGTGCCCTCGAGCGGCCCGTCTTCCGCGCCTGGCTGCCATTGGATCACCTCCTCGATTTTCTTGGCCAGAGCGAAATCCTTCTCGGTGATCCCGTTCGCCGCGTGATTCTTGAGCCGCACCTCGAACCAGCCATAGGACATGGTGATGTCCGGATGGTGCCAGGCGGCTTCTGCGAGATGGCCGACCGTATTCACGGCCATCAGCGTACCCTTCCAGCTATTGGTACGGTATTTCCGCCGGATCCAGCCATTCTCCAGTCGCCATTTCGGCAGCTCGGCCGCAAGCCGTCGCTCTACCGTATGATCATCGAAGGTCTGATCGCGCTCGCTCATGGCAACAGCCTCTTTCGCGATTGTGCATCCCATTACGCCCACCCATTATTCGGATGTATGGCCCCTTGAGCCAAGCCTCGCCGGCAAGGGATCGCCGGATACTGAGCCTCACCACCAAGGGGCTTGACTTCGCGCCCGGCGAAATCTCCATTGGCGACGGGTGCGGTGAGCAGAAACGAGCATGAGAGATGCCGAACAGCGTGAGCGTGACGGTGCCAGCGCGCCTGCATCTGGGCTTCCTGGACATGGAAGGCGGATTGGGTCGGCGCTTCGGCAGCCTGGGCCTCTCGATCGAGGTCCCGGTCACGCGCCTGACGATGTCGGTTTCCCGAACCCCCGGAGTGCGCGGGCCGGATCAGGAGCGGGCAACGCGCTATCTAGCAGCCCTGGAAGAGGCGCTGCGCCTGCCGCGCTATTGTCATCAGGTCCAAATCGAATCAGCCATTCCGTCTCATGCGGGGCTCGGCTCGGGCACCCAGATGGCCCTTGCCCTGGCCGCGGCACTGCGGCGTCTGCATGGTTTGCCGCTCGATATCCGAGGTGACGCAGCCCGATTGGGCCGAGGGGCTCGCTCGGGCATCGGCATCGGCCTCTTTGAGACCGGCGGCTTTGTGGTGGATGGCGGTCGAAGCGAGGCGAGCGGCCCCCCGCCGATCATCGCGCAGCACCGTTTTCCCGAGGAATGGGGCATCATCCTGGTCTTGGATGATCAACTGAAAGGTGCCCATGGTCAGGAGGAGACGGAAGCCTTCCTCGACTTGCCGCCCTTCGCCGCCAAAACGGCAGCCACCATCTGCCGTCTGCTCCTGATGCAGGTTCTGCCGGCGGTGGTCGAACGCGATCTTGCCCGCTTCGGAACCGGGATCTCCGAGATCCAGGGGCTGCTGGGGGACTATTTCGCGCCCATTCAAGGTGGCCGCTTCACCAGCCCCGATGTCGCGCGTGCAATCGAACATCTCGCCGCCGCAGGCGGAACCGGGGTCGGCCAGAGCTCCTGGGGCCCCACCGGCTTTGCCTTCGCGCCCTCGCTCGAGGCGGCCGCCCACATGGCTGATGCACTGCGCATGCAACCATTCGCAACCGACCTGGATATCCGCGTGGTGAAGGCCTCCAATCGGAAGGCCTCGATCACGGTCGCGGAGACCTGTCCGACCGATTGAAGGCGAGATGCCCATGACCGACAAATCGATCCTGCACATGGTGACGCCGCTCAAGCATGTGAGCCCGTTCGACATCAACATGGCTGCGGATGCAGGCTTTGACGTGCTGAGCACCTACACAAACGTGACGCTCGATGAGGTCGCCGGCCTGGTTCAGGACGCGATTTTCTCCCGTTCGCCCAAGCTCGGGCGGAAAACCGGCCTGTTCATCAGTGGCAAGGACGCGATCGTCGCGCTCGACATGCTGAAGCTCGCCAAGCGCGCTTTCGTGCCGCCCTTTGTCATCTCCCTTTTTGCTGATCCCGCGGGCTCCTTCACCACGGCGGCGGCGATGATCGCCAAGATCGAGCGCTTGCTGCGCGCCCACCACGACCGCGCGCTTAAAGGAGCAAAGATCGCGGTATTCGGTGCAACCGGCGTGGTGGGCTTCTCCTCCGCCGTCATTGCGGCCCTCGAAGGCGCCGAGGTGACTTTGGTTGGCCATGATGGCCGGACCCGCGTCGAACGCTTGTCCAACGAGATCGAAGCCCGTTTCGATGTGACAGCACGCTTTGCGGATGGCAGCGATGATGAGAAGAAGGAACAGGTATTGATGGGCACCGAGATCGTGCTCACCGCCGGCAAGGCTGGTGTCCAGATCCTGTCGTCAGCCCTTCTCGCCAGCGCAGATAGCCTGCTGATCGCAGCCGATGTGAACGCGGTCCCCCCGGCCGGCATCGAGGGATTGTCGCCGACGGCCAATGGTGAGCCGATCGGCCAAACCCAGGTGCTGGGCCTGGGCGCGCTCGCCATTGGCGGCATCAAATATCAAACTCAGTCCGGCCTGTTCAAACAGATGCTGAAGGCCGAAAAGCCCGTGGCTTATGACTTCCGCGACGCCTTCGTGCTGGCCCGGACTCTTGTGCAATGACTGATTTGGGCCGGCCGGCCATCCTGATCGTGGCGATCTCCGGCCGGGCTCTCGTAGCTGCTGCGCGCAAGGCGGGCTTCGCCCCCCTTGTGGCCGACCTGTTCGGCGATCTCGACACGAGAGGATTGGCAGATGCCTGGGCCGTGGTCCCCGGCGACCTTGCCCTGGGATTCGACCGGGAAGCTCTGCTCCAAGCCCTTGAAGCCCTTGCGACGGGGCGCGAGCCGCTCGGCATCGTCTATGGCGGTGGCTTCGATGGCCGCCCAGACCTCATTGCGGATTTGGGCGAACGCTGGCCCTTGCTGGGGAACGATGCGGAGACCACTCGCCTGATCAAGCACCCCTTGCGCTTTGCTGCTTTATGCCGCGAGCTCGACATCCCTCACCCCGGCGTTGCAACCCTATCCGAGATCGCACCCGGCAAGCTTCTCGTGAAGCGCGCGGGTGGCTCGGGCGGCACCCATGTCAGACACTTCAACGGTGCGCCATTGCAGGAAGGAGAGTATCTGCAGCCTTTCATAGGTGAGCGCTCGGTCTCGGCCCTGTTCTGCGCCGGGCTCGGCCATTGCGAGGTGATTGGCTTCAGCGAGCAATGGACCGACCCTGATGCCGCACCCTTCGCCTATGGGGGCGCTGCTCGCCCGGCTGCGCTCGATGCAACCATGGCGGTCGCGATGGCTGAGGCGGTGAAACGAATAAGCCAGGCCGCCGGCCTGAACGGCCTCAACAGCGCGGATTTCCGCCTCGACCGCGAGAAGTACTGGCTCATCGAGATCAACCCTCGCCCCGGTGGCAGCCTCGACGTTTTCCACGACCGCAACGGCCAGCTCTTCGCCTATCACGTCGCTGCCTGCCGCGGAGAGCTGCCGCCAGAGCATTGTCGAGCGACGTGGGCGGAACCGCTCATCTTCGATGATGCGGCCGTGGCCGAAATCCTGTATGCCACGCGCTGCGTGAGCGCGGTTCCGGCATGTGATTGGCCCGAATGGACCGCCGATCGCCAGGCGCCGGACACAAGAGTGGAGAGAGGCTGGCCGCTCTGTACGATTACTGCGCGCGCCGGGACGGTCGATGAGGCTCGCGCCCTATCAAGGAGCCGCAAGGCGGCCATGCGCGCAATCTTGGAGAGAGGCTGACCCATGGCGCCCCCGAGCATCAATGCCAATGCCCTGCACTTGGTCGAGGCCATGGTGGCGAATGCCGATGCGCTGCGCCTCGCCATAACGAGCGGTGCATCTGGCGAGCGCCTGATCGATGCCGGATCAAAGGTCCAGGGCGGCCTCGAAGCAGGGCTTATGCTGGCGCGCATCTGCATGGGCGGCTTGGGCGAGATGTCGATTGCCTCCAGCCCTGGCATCGTCAATTGGCCTTGGGTCGTGAATGTGCGCTCGTCCCAGCCCGTCACCGCCTGTCTTGCCAGCCAATATGCCGGCTGGAGCCTCAGCCATGGCGAGGGTCGCGGCGCCTTCTTTGCCCTGGGCTCCGGACCTGCGCGCGCGCTCGCCGCCCGTGAGCCGATCTATCAGGAGCTTGCCTACCGCGACGACTTTGACGCGGCGGTCCTCGTCCTTGAGACCGATAAGGCACCACCGTCGGCCATCGTCGAGAAAGTGGCAAGTGACTGCGGAATTCGGCCCGATCGGCTCACCCTGATTTATGCGCCGACACGCTCCCTCGCCGGCACGCTGCAGGTGGTCGCCCGGGTGCTCGAGGTCGCGCTCCATAAAGCGCACAGCCTGCATTTCCCCCTCGATCGCATCGTCGATGGCATGGGCAGCGCGCCGATTTCACCGCCCCACCCCGATTTCGTCACGGCCCTGGGCCGCACCAATGACGCGATCATCTATGGCGGCCATGTCCATCTCTTCGTGCTCGGCCCGGCCTCCGATGCGCAAGAGCTCGCCCGCAATCTGCCAAGCAATACATCGCGCGATTTCGGCGAGCCGTTTTCGGAGATCTTCAAGCGCTTCAACGGCGATTTCTACGCGATCGACCCGCTGCTGTTCAGCCCGGCTTCCGCGACTGTCACCGCCATTGAGCACGGCCTCAGCTTCCATGCTGGCAAGATCTCGCCTGCGCTCCTCGATCGCTCTTTCACCTGATCAGCCGAGTGGCAGACATGCTGCACCGTGTTGCGCTTGACCCGCCTCGCATCGCCCTCTTTGCCGACAGCACTGATGGCCATGCGAATGCCCTGGAAAAACGGCTGATCGCGCAAGGTGCGAGCGTCTGCCGCGCCAGTCTCGCCGCCTGCAGCTTCGATACCGGTGCCCCGGGTGGGATCCGCATTCCAGGCCTCGATGGCCTGCCCGACGCGGCGCTTGTACGCACAATCGCAGCCGGCAGCTTCGAAGCCGTGACCCGGCGCCTCGGCATCCTGCACGGATTGCGCGAAGCCGGCGTTCTCGTGTGGAATGATGCACGCGCGATCGAGCGCTGCGTGGACAAATCAACGACCACCTTCCTGCTCGCCCACAACGGCATTGCGGTGCCACCGACCTGGACCGTGGAGCGCCGCGAAGAGGCCGAGGCGATCCTGCGCCGCGAGGAGGTTCACGGGCCCCTGGTCTTGAAGCCGCTCTTCGGCGCGCAAGGCAAGGGCCTGCGCTTGATCCGCAAAGCCGACGAGCTGCCCCCGCCTGAGGATGTGGCAGGCGTCTACTACCTCCAGCGGTTCATGGGGCTTCACCGTGACGGCTACCGTGACCACCGGGTCTTCGTCGTAGCCGGCCGCGCCGTCGCCGCCATGTCACGCCGCAGCGACCATTGGATCACCAATATCAAGCAGGGCGGTGAGCCGGAGCCTGTCACCCCGGACGATGAGCTCTGTGATATCGCCGTCAGGGCTTCCGCTGCCGTCGGGGCTGACTTCGCCGGTGTGGATATTCTCCGCCACGCTCCTGGTGAAGCCGTGGTCCTGGAGGTGAACTCCATGCCGGCCTGGAGCGGCCTCAGAAGAGTTGCAGATATCGATATTCCGCTTGAGATTACCCGAGCGCTCATCGAAGCTATAAGGGCTCGGGCGGCGCGGAGAATTGCGGGATGAGCCTGCCGAAAGAAGCCATAGCCACCGCCTTCATTGCGGCCTGCCGGGCTGAGCTGAATGCGCCCAAGCCCGGCAATGTGCA from Rhodoligotrophos sp. CJ14 encodes:
- a CDS encoding 4a-hydroxytetrahydrobiopterin dehydratase, with product MSERDQTFDDHTVERRLAAELPKWRLENGWIRRKYRTNSWKGTLMAVNTVGHLAEAAWHHPDITMSYGWFEVRLKNHAANGITEKDFALAKKIEEVIQWQPGAEDGPLEGTPQKDLRFAYIKYD
- a CDS encoding beta-ribofuranosylaminobenzene 5'-phosphate synthase family protein, whose amino-acid sequence is MPNSVSVTVPARLHLGFLDMEGGLGRRFGSLGLSIEVPVTRLTMSVSRTPGVRGPDQERATRYLAALEEALRLPRYCHQVQIESAIPSHAGLGSGTQMALALAAALRRLHGLPLDIRGDAARLGRGARSGIGIGLFETGGFVVDGGRSEASGPPPIIAQHRFPEEWGIILVLDDQLKGAHGQEETEAFLDLPPFAAKTAATICRLLLMQVLPAVVERDLARFGTGISEIQGLLGDYFAPIQGGRFTSPDVARAIEHLAAAGGTGVGQSSWGPTGFAFAPSLEAAAHMADALRMQPFATDLDIRVVKASNRKASITVAETCPTD
- a CDS encoding NAD(P)-dependent methylenetetrahydromethanopterin dehydrogenase; protein product: MTDKSILHMVTPLKHVSPFDINMAADAGFDVLSTYTNVTLDEVAGLVQDAIFSRSPKLGRKTGLFISGKDAIVALDMLKLAKRAFVPPFVISLFADPAGSFTTAAAMIAKIERLLRAHHDRALKGAKIAVFGATGVVGFSSAVIAALEGAEVTLVGHDGRTRVERLSNEIEARFDVTARFADGSDDEKKEQVLMGTEIVLTAGKAGVQILSSALLASADSLLIAADVNAVPPAGIEGLSPTANGEPIGQTQVLGLGALAIGGIKYQTQSGLFKQMLKAEKPVAYDFRDAFVLARTLVQ
- a CDS encoding ATP-grasp domain-containing protein, whose translation is MTDLGRPAILIVAISGRALVAAARKAGFAPLVADLFGDLDTRGLADAWAVVPGDLALGFDREALLQALEALATGREPLGIVYGGGFDGRPDLIADLGERWPLLGNDAETTRLIKHPLRFAALCRELDIPHPGVATLSEIAPGKLLVKRAGGSGGTHVRHFNGAPLQEGEYLQPFIGERSVSALFCAGLGHCEVIGFSEQWTDPDAAPFAYGGAARPAALDATMAVAMAEAVKRISQAAGLNGLNSADFRLDREKYWLIEINPRPGGSLDVFHDRNGQLFAYHVAACRGELPPEHCRATWAEPLIFDDAAVAEILYATRCVSAVPACDWPEWTADRQAPDTRVERGWPLCTITARAGTVDEARALSRSRKAAMRAILERG
- the mch gene encoding methenyltetrahydromethanopterin cyclohydrolase, yielding MAPPSINANALHLVEAMVANADALRLAITSGASGERLIDAGSKVQGGLEAGLMLARICMGGLGEMSIASSPGIVNWPWVVNVRSSQPVTACLASQYAGWSLSHGEGRGAFFALGSGPARALAAREPIYQELAYRDDFDAAVLVLETDKAPPSAIVEKVASDCGIRPDRLTLIYAPTRSLAGTLQVVARVLEVALHKAHSLHFPLDRIVDGMGSAPISPPHPDFVTALGRTNDAIIYGGHVHLFVLGPASDAQELARNLPSNTSRDFGEPFSEIFKRFNGDFYAIDPLLFSPASATVTAIEHGLSFHAGKISPALLDRSFT
- a CDS encoding ATP-grasp domain-containing protein, which codes for MLHRVALDPPRIALFADSTDGHANALEKRLIAQGASVCRASLAACSFDTGAPGGIRIPGLDGLPDAALVRTIAAGSFEAVTRRLGILHGLREAGVLVWNDARAIERCVDKSTTTFLLAHNGIAVPPTWTVERREEAEAILRREEVHGPLVLKPLFGAQGKGLRLIRKADELPPPEDVAGVYYLQRFMGLHRDGYRDHRVFVVAGRAVAAMSRRSDHWITNIKQGGEPEPVTPDDELCDIAVRASAAVGADFAGVDILRHAPGEAVVLEVNSMPAWSGLRRVADIDIPLEITRALIEAIRARAARRIAG